One segment of Papaver somniferum cultivar HN1 unplaced genomic scaffold, ASM357369v1 unplaced-scaffold_137, whole genome shotgun sequence DNA contains the following:
- the LOC113334542 gene encoding uncharacterized protein LOC113334542, which translates to MRGGGITRLKEHITQIRRNVSSCLKASAEVINEIRLADNIKKLKKSHRDDVDAMYRRTKSDEKSEADTDDEDLDVQEVEKVSNVGSASGSQEVFQSQRKRKFKRQSNCRGPIDSLIQTYQPWMTENSISFNTVRCPSFQEMIYAIGEYGKAMPAPSYHQIRTNLFKEQLEEMNKFVDTFRVHWKRYGCSIMSDGWTDGKKRHLINFLVNCPKGSVFLKSVDASDRTNDADFIRELVKEVINDVGKENVVQFITDNGSNFKKAGKDLMLEYPNLFWTPCGAHCVQLMLEELGDKLTRIKTAVILGKRLVTYIYAHFQVLCLMRKMTGGDLHRSTKTRFATQYYTLESLQKYKNPLQMMFVNDRWAKSRFAKENVGINALKIVTSSTFWEDVDYSCSVLKPLVKVVRLVDIERKPTMPCFYDAMRIARDQLEKNFSEDYDTWAVINACFEKKWKKNFNHALHCAAYYLNPSIFYNIETYEMDSNEKYIEIKRGLHTAMERLIPNEDELDQATSELRKYADVVGILGSPSCKRRRTKDQPHDWWITFGGIDVPNLQKFAIRVLSLTCSASPFALEKTNRIKQQKLNDSVFIQYNKKLQRRYIEIQQYNDDDKENDPIFLEERDDNDEWLDLRNLNDLDVLGDNVSFNDLQETVGEERETVGSGGASSSRSKSTFPTDSEYDGYDTDELMLDTEKGLLVVAENDGVTQDDDIYDYSNYVD; encoded by the exons ATGCGTGGTGGTGGAATTACTAGGCTTAAGGAGCATATCACACAAATCAGGAGGAATGTTTCTTCATGTTTGAAAGCATCGGCTGAAGTTATAAATGAAATTAGACTAGCTGACAATATAAAGAAGTTAAAGAAATCTCACAGGGATGATGTTGATGCTATGTATCGGCGTACAAAATCTGATGAGAAGTCTGAagctgatactgatgatgaggacctTGATGTGCAAGAAGTTGAAAAGGTTTCCAATGTGGGCAGTGCTAGTGGTAGTCAAGAAGTTTTTCAGAGTCAgaggaagagaaaattcaagagacaGAGTAATTGTAGGGGTCCAATAGATTCACTCATACAGACATACCAAC CTTGGATGACTGAGAATTCCATATCTTTTAATACTGTTCGTTGTCCAAGTTTTCAAGAAATGATATATGCAATTGGTGAATATGGGAAAG CTATGCCCGCGCCATCTTACCATCAGATTCGTACAAATCTTTTCAAGGAGCAGTTAGAAGAAATGAATAAGTTTGTTGATACATTTAGGGTACATTGGAAGAGGTATGGATGTTCTATTATGTCCGATGGTTGGACAGATGGGAAAAAGCGACATCTTATCAACTTCTTGGTGAATTGTCCGAAAGGGTCAGTTTTCTTGAAGTCTGTGGACGCGTCAGATAGAACCAATGATGCTGATTTCATACGTGAGCTTGTAAAGGAGGTAATTAATGATGTTGGGAAAGAAAATGTGGTTCAGTTCATTACCGATAATGGTTCAAACTTTAAAAAGGCTGGGAAGGATTTAATGCTTGAATACCCAAATCTATTTTGGACTCCTTGTGGTGCTCATTGTGTCCAGTTGATGCTAGAAGAACTTGGTGACAAGCTTACACGAATCAAGACAGCCGTCATTCTAGGTAAAAGACTTGTTACATACATTTATGCTCATTTTCAAGTATTGTGCTTGATGAGGAAGATGACAGGTGGAGACTTACATAGGTCTACAAAGACTAGATTTGCAACTCAGTATTACACACTAGAAAGTCTTCAAAAGTATAAAAATCCTTTACAAatgatgtttgtgaatgataggtGGGCAAAAAGTAGATTTGCAAAAGAAAATGTTGGAATTAATGCACTTAAAATTGTTACAAGTAGTACATTTTGGGAAGATGTTGATTACTCTTGTAGTGTGTTGAAGCCTTTAGTTAAGGTTGTAAGACTAGTGGATATCGAGCGCAAACCTACGATGCCTTGTTTTTATGATGCAATGAGAATAGCAAGGGATCAATTAGAGAAGAATTTCAGCGAAGATTATGATACTTGGGCTGTAATTAATGCTTGCTTTGagaaaaaatggaagaaaaactTCAATCATGCTCTACATTGTGCTGCATATTATTTGAATCCATCCATATTCTACAATATTGAAACTTATGAAATGGATAGTAATGAaaagtacatagaaatcaaaAGGGGACTTCATACAGCAATGGAAAGGCTTATACCCAATGAAGATGAGCTTGATCAAGCTACAAGTGAATTGAGAAAGTATGCTGATGTTGTTGGGATCTTGGGAAGTCCAtcttgcaaaagaagaagaaccaaggaTCAACCTC ATGATTGGTGGATTACATTTGGAGGAATCGATGTGCCTAACCTGCAAAAATTTGCAATCAGAGTATTGAGTCTTACTTGTTCTGCTTCCCCAT TTGCACTCGAAAAAACGAATCGCATAAAACAACAGAAGTTGAATGATAGTGTCTTTATCCAATATAATAAGAAATTGCAGCGTCGTTACATAGAAATCCAACAATATAACGACGATGATAAAGAAAATGATCCTATTTTCCTGGAGGAGCGTGATGACaatgatgaatggttggattTACGAAATTTGAATGACTTGGATGTGCTAGGTGATAATGTAAGTTTCAATGATTTGCAAGAGACAGTGGGTGAAGAACGTGAGACAGTTGGTAGTGGAGGTGCTTCTAgttctcgaagcaagtctactttTCCAACCGACTCGgagtatgatggatatgatacCGATGAATTGATGTTGGACACTGAAAAAGGGCTACTCGTTGTTGCTGAGAATGACGGAGTTACTCAAGATGATGATATctatgattattcaaattatgttgatTAG
- the LOC113334387 gene encoding ankyrin repeat protein SKIP35-like translates to MEGGMILLSGNCEELVSIGSNYRDPICDDVDMETDDCEIEGPKDVEGEGEVESVVDEEGVEGFLTDKGDGGEVGDVVFSREAPLLSKEDPIITSTAACACSATKLKQRMAVEDFELRRKGKNGRDKKLSRQERIELGRMFQSAVSSHDWDLADGLIMLADPQTLNDALCISLDSIWFLNTQQELLGITGLMNKVISQGAYDFTRAALRTSFLASCVSACQSRTMSLADTVTVMAQRLRERLQECNGDEVLKAEAGAKVQKFTEWALKCIGFHSRCQGSRDRVSQSSAVEIQLQLSAFKTFLDLAGNQLTGKDFTEAFDAACFPLTLFSSSFDPGWASGISATAIQGLLGMLVEGGADNVNQCFLEASRFGSTELVRILLQIAQRNSLDVDVDLALGFASHYSKIGTMECLVEEGNAVAFLGPLMRAAERGCMQVVQWFVQRGCRDMELCLALTAATSSSQVGIAAYLLPHVPQHVLAALSIEILKAAGERSGGSLDGVAFLLRSDFLGDPAATYAVADSIAKSDDEAVAPELRAFLREHWSEAAFLEGLRREQDHYVNMMRILRRGGSPVSLCLRDLPAPLITAITYLPLYMECVENGGRLLSQRLRGQLVEASRRLGKSSEPTCGDVSASSLGGGRDLLVVLEHYLPPFLLRTGGEDVS, encoded by the exons ATGGAAGGAGGGATGATCTTATTGAGCGGTAACTGTGAGGAATTGGTAAGCATAGGGAGTAACTATAGAGATCCTATATGTGATGATGTAGATATGGAAACCGATGATTGTGAAATTGAAGGTCCGAAAGAcgttgaaggagaaggagaagtagAATCAGTAGTAGACGAAGAAGGAGTAGAAGGGTTTTTAACGGATAAAGGAGATGGTGGTGAAGTGGGTGATGTTGTTTTCTCCAGAGAAGCGCCACTTTTGAGTAAAGAAGACCCGATAATTACATCTACTGCGGCTTGTGCTTGCAGTGCCACGAAACTAAAGCAAAGAATGGCAGTGGAAGATTTTGAGCTGCGTAGAAAGGGTAAAAATGGACGGGATAAGAAACTATCCAGACAAGAGAGAATTGAGTTAGGGCGTATGTTTCAGAGTGCTGTTAGCTCTCATGATTGGGATCTCGCAGATGGTCTGATAATGTTGGCAGATCCACAGACGCTGAATGATGCCTTGTGCATTTCGTTAGACTCTATTTGGTTCTTGAACACCCAGCAAGAGTTGCTGGGAATTACGGGTCTGATGAATAAGGTTATTTCCCAGGGTGCTTATGATTTTACTAGAGCGGCTCTTCGGACGTCCTTTCTCGCTTCATGTGTCTCTGCATGTCAGAGTCGGACTATGAGTTTAGCAGATACTGTAACTGTTATGGCCCAAAG GTTACGTGAGCGCCTCCAAGAATGCAATGGTGATGAGGTTTTGAAAGCAGAAGCTGGCGCAAAGGTCCAGAAATTTACAGAATGGGCTCTGAAATGTATAGGATTCCACTCTCGTTGCCAGGGAAGCAGGGATAGAGTAAGTCAAAGTTCTGCAGTAGAGATCCAACTCCAGTTGTCAGCTTTTAAGACATTTTTGGATCTTGCTGGTAATCAGCTTACGGGGAAGGATTTCACTGAAGCTTTTGATGCAGCATGCTTCCCTTTAACTCTATTTTCTAGCTCTTTTGATCCTGGGTGGGCTTCTGGGATTTCGGCAACTGCAATCCAGGGGTTGCTTGGTATGTTGGTGGAGGGTGGTGCAGACAACGTCAACCAGTGCTTCCTTGAAGCCTCACGTTTTGGCAGTACAGAGCTTGTTCGCATCTTGTTGCAG ATTGCTCAAAGGAACAGCTTGGATGTGGATGTTGACCTGGCTTTGGGCTTTGCTTCTCACTACTCCAAGATTGGTACAATGGAGTGTCTGGTGGAAGAGGGTAATGCAGTTGCGTTTTTGGGACCTTTAATGAGAGCTGCTGAGAGGGGTTGCATGCAGGTGGTCCAATGGTTTGTCCAACGGGGTTGCCGAGACATGGAGCTCTGCCTTGCACTCACAGCTGCTACCTCCAGTAGCCAAGTAGGGATTGCTGCGTACCTCCTTCCTCATGTTCCTCAACATGTGCTTGCTGCACTAAGCATCGAGATCCTAAAAGCAGCTGGTGAACGAAGTGGTGGGTCCCTTGATGGTGTTGCATTTCTTCTGCGCTCAGACTTTCTCGGGGATCCAGCTGCTACATATGCTGTTGCAGACAGCATCGCTAAGTCCGACGATGAAGCTGTGGCTCCAGAGCTTAGGGCTTTCCTGCGGGAACACTGGTCAGAGGCTGCATTTTTGGAAGGATTGAGGCGTGAACAGGATCACTATGTGAATATGATGAGGATATTGAGGAGGGGTGGGTCTCCTGTATCCCTATGTTTGCGGGACCTACCTGCTCCTTTAATAACGGCCATCACTTATTTACCTCTGTACATGGAGTGCGTTGAGAATGGGGGACGTTTGTTATCGCAGAGGCTAAGAGGACAACTGGTAGAAGCCTCGAGAAGATTAGGTAAGAGTAGTGAGCCAACATGTGGGGATGTTTCTGCTAGTAGTCTAGGTGGAGGAAGAGATCTCTTGGTTGTGTTGGAGCACTATCTTCCACCATTTTTGCTACGGACAGGCGGTGAGGATGTTTCTTGA